The Longimicrobium sp. nucleotide sequence GCAGCTGGTACACGCTGGACCTGGAGGGCGCCGAGCCCGACCAGCGCAGCCGCATCGTGCGCGCGGTGGACTGGCTGGGCGAGCAGGGGCTGGCCGAGGTCACGGCGAGCGACCTGCGGCTGCGCTTCCACAAGCTCGTCGCCCGCCCCGACGTGGACGCCCTGACGGAGGCGCTGCTGGAGCGCTTCGTGGCGCGCGAGCAGTCGGAGGTGGAGCGGATCGCGCTGATGGGGGAGCTGGTGGAGCGCGACGGATGCCAGACCAACTTCGTGCTGGAGTACTTCGGCGAGGGCGGCCACGCGCCCTGCGGCCACTGCACCTGGTGCCAGACGGGGCGCGCGTCCGTCTTTCCGCCGCTTCCCCCGGCGCCGCCCGTCGAGCGGATGGTGGACGTGGCGGAGTTCCGCGCGCTGTGCGCGGCGCAGCCGGAGGCGCTGGCCACGCCGCGGCGCCGCGCGCGGTTTCTGTGCGGGCTCACCAGCCCCGCTCTCGGCGCGGCGCGCCTGGGCCGCAACCGCCTGTTCGGCGCGCTGGAGGAGCGGCGCTTTCCCGAGGTGCTGGCCTGGTGCGAATCGCACTTGTGAAAGGGCGGGGGTCACGCGGAGGCGCGGAGAACGCGGAGGAACAGAGGCCGGCTCCGTAGTTCTCCGCGACCTCCGCGCCTCCGCGTGAGGACCTTCAGTTCGGCGTGGGAGAGTCACCGAACGTGGGAATGGTGCACTCCTTGCCCGCGTCGCGGCGGGGATCCCAGGGAAAACGCGAACGCGAGGGCGGCGGATGGCCGAGGACAAGACACCCACACCCATGGCGCGCGGCCCCGTGCCCGCCGACGCCGTGGCGCGGCACCCGTCCGGCCCCATGGGCCAGGTGAGGCCCGAGCACCTGTACCGCGCCGTGCTGCTGGCTTTTCTCCTGGCGCTGCTGTACCGCTACTTCGACCCGCTCACCCGCGTGTTCCTGATGGCGTACGCGGCGGCCATCATCGCCATCGGCCTCAACGGGCTGCGGGCGCTGATCCCCGTGCAGCGCAAGTGGATGGCGGCGGGCGTGGGCGTGGTGGTCATCGGCGGCCTGGTGGCGCTGCTGGCGTGGGGAACGCCGCTGCTGGTGGGGCAGGTGAAGGACCTCGCCTCGCAGGGCCCCGCCATGGAGGAGCAGATCACCAAGTGGGAGGAATGGCTGCACACCCAGATGGGGATGCAGGTGAACATCCCCAGCCCCTCGCAGCTGTTCTCGGGCGGCGGGGGCGGAGGTGAGGGCGGCGCCGCGAAGGTGGTGGGGCAGGCGGCGAGCCTGCTGGAGATCCTCTTCGTGCCGCTGGTGCTGTTCTTCGGCGCCCTGTTCGCGCTCGCCAGCCCCAACGACCACCTGCTGACGCCCATGATGCGGGCCCTTCCCGAGGGGCTGCGCCTGGCCTGGTACCGCATCTTCCAGCTGCTGGGCGAGCGGATCATGGGGTGGCTGAAGGGCGTGGGGACGGCGATGATCGGCGTCGGCGCGCTGAGCGTGGTGGCGTTCTACCTGATCGGCGTGCCCAACGCGCTGCTGCTGGGGCTGCTGAACGGGCTG carries:
- a CDS encoding AI-2E family transporter yields the protein MAEDKTPTPMARGPVPADAVARHPSGPMGQVRPEHLYRAVLLAFLLALLYRYFDPLTRVFLMAYAAAIIAIGLNGLRALIPVQRKWMAAGVGVVVIGGLVALLAWGTPLLVGQVKDLASQGPAMEEQITKWEEWLHTQMGMQVNIPSPSQLFSGGGGGGEGGAAKVVGQAASLLEILFVPLVLFFGALFALASPNDHLLTPMMRALPEGLRLAWYRIFQLLGERIMGWLKGVGTAMIGVGALSVVAFYLIGVPNALLLGLLNGLLEFIPLAGPWIGGLSATMVAFLVDPTKGMWTAIAALAIQQIEANIITPWAMAHNAEIHPFVTLFALVLFGSVFGFLGVLLALPLVLLVWTLVQVLWVERAIDTDRERIQPVVPE